A portion of the Candidatus Pristimantibacillus lignocellulolyticus genome contains these proteins:
- a CDS encoding beta-galactosidase, with product MINSKLPKIWYGGDYNPEQWDHEVMHEDLRMFKLAGIDVATINVFSWALLQPNEETYNFARLDEIIDRLHADGVYVCLATSTAAHPAWMARQYPDVLRVDFDGRKRKFGGRHNSCPNSPTYRKYSEKLAEKLAHRYKDHEALLIWHVSNEYGGYCYCDNCAAGFRTWLQQRYRTIEQVNKVWNTNFWGHTFYDWEEIVPPNALSEEWGTNRTSFQGISLDYRRFMSDSLLDCYKLEHAAIKKHTPNIPITTNMMGLYKELDYFKWAKEVDIVSWDNYPSLDTPVSLTSMTHDLMRGIKQGQPFMLMEQTPSQQNWQPYNSLKRPGVMKLWSYQAVAHGADTVLFFQLRRSIGACEKYHGAVIEHVGHEHTRVFRECAQLGQELYTLSDKILDSRIKAKVAIVFDWENRWAIELSSGPTIALDYVNEVHKYYDALFQQNVQVDMIGVEDDLSGYDVVIAPVLYMVKEGYAARIEQFVQSGGTFLTTFFSGIVNENDIVTLGGYPGELRKVLGIWAEEIDALFPDQSNQMVLQGELGTLSGEYSCNIVCDLIHAEGAEVKAVYGSEFYKGMPALTVNQFGAGHAWYVASSPEPEFLQGLLAHIVETKGISASITPISGVEVSTRVAPQGQSLLFILNHNNEAVHVDLGEVQGTELITGNEVKQQLMLDAKAVAIIETK from the coding sequence ATGATTAATAGCAAACTACCAAAAATATGGTACGGTGGAGATTACAATCCAGAGCAATGGGACCACGAAGTAATGCACGAAGATTTACGAATGTTCAAACTTGCCGGAATTGATGTAGCAACGATTAATGTATTTTCTTGGGCTTTATTACAACCGAATGAAGAAACTTATAATTTTGCACGACTAGATGAAATTATTGATCGTTTACATGCAGATGGTGTTTACGTATGTTTGGCAACAAGTACAGCTGCTCATCCGGCATGGATGGCTCGCCAATATCCAGATGTATTACGTGTAGACTTTGATGGTCGCAAACGTAAATTTGGTGGCAGACATAATTCTTGCCCTAACAGCCCAACGTATCGGAAATATTCTGAAAAGCTTGCGGAAAAGCTTGCTCACCGCTATAAAGATCATGAAGCACTACTCATTTGGCATGTTAGTAATGAGTATGGCGGATACTGTTATTGTGATAACTGTGCCGCTGGATTCCGCACATGGCTACAGCAACGTTATCGTACAATTGAACAAGTTAATAAAGTGTGGAATACAAACTTTTGGGGACATACTTTCTACGATTGGGAGGAAATTGTTCCACCTAATGCCTTATCGGAGGAATGGGGTACAAACCGTACTAGCTTCCAAGGAATATCATTAGATTATCGTAGATTTATGTCAGATAGTCTCCTTGATTGCTATAAGCTTGAGCACGCTGCTATCAAAAAACATACACCTAATATACCTATTACAACAAATATGATGGGATTGTACAAAGAGCTTGATTACTTTAAATGGGCAAAGGAAGTCGATATTGTATCATGGGATAATTACCCTTCACTTGATACGCCCGTTAGTTTAACTTCGATGACGCATGATTTAATGCGAGGTATTAAGCAAGGACAGCCGTTTATGTTGATGGAACAAACACCAAGTCAACAAAATTGGCAGCCTTACAACTCCTTAAAGCGCCCAGGTGTTATGAAACTTTGGAGCTATCAAGCTGTTGCGCATGGTGCAGATACTGTGCTGTTCTTCCAATTACGAAGATCAATTGGTGCATGTGAAAAGTACCATGGCGCTGTTATCGAGCATGTAGGCCATGAGCATACGAGAGTATTCCGCGAGTGTGCACAATTAGGGCAAGAACTATATACGTTATCGGATAAAATATTAGACAGTCGCATTAAAGCAAAAGTGGCTATTGTATTTGATTGGGAAAACCGATGGGCAATTGAGCTGTCAAGTGGACCAACTATAGCCTTAGATTATGTTAATGAAGTACACAAATATTATGATGCTTTATTCCAGCAAAATGTCCAAGTTGACATGATCGGCGTAGAAGATGATTTATCTGGATATGATGTCGTTATTGCTCCTGTACTGTATATGGTTAAGGAAGGTTATGCAGCTAGAATTGAGCAATTTGTACAATCCGGAGGTACTTTCTTAACGACGTTCTTTAGTGGAATTGTTAATGAGAACGATATTGTTACGCTAGGTGGATATCCTGGTGAGTTACGTAAAGTGCTAGGAATATGGGCCGAAGAAATTGATGCCTTATTCCCTGATCAAAGCAATCAAATGGTACTACAAGGTGAACTTGGAACATTATCGGGGGAATATAGCTGTAATATCGTTTGCGATCTCATTCATGCCGAAGGTGCCGAAGTAAAGGCAGTTTACGGCAGTGAGTTTTATAAAGGAATGCCTGCACTGACAGTCAATCAATTCGGAGCAGGTCATGCATGGTATGTCGCATCTAGCCCTGAGCCAGAATTTTTGCAGGGGCTACTAGCTCATATTGTTGAAACGAAAGGTATTAGTGCATCAATTACACCTATTTCAGGTGTTGAGGTATCAACAAGAGTAGCTCCGCAAGGACAGTCTTTACTATTTATACTCAATCATAATAACGAAGCTGTGCACGTTGATTTGGGTGAAGTGCAAGGAACAGAGTTGATTACAGGAAATGAAGTAAAGCAACAGCTTATGCTTGATGCTAAAGCAGTAGCGATTATTGAAACGAAGTAA
- a CDS encoding response regulator transcription factor — MMKHSILIVEDEEKIARLLEIELEMEGYHVKRCPDGLTASEAFHGAKWDLVLLDIMLPGMSGIELLRRIRAHDSVTPVILLTAKDSVEDKISGLDYGANDYITKPFQIEELLARIRASLRLRAAMPQLERIEDEWLYAADLKINEKTREVIREEKAIELTPREYDLLVYLLKNKRQVLEREQILEAVWGFDYYGETNIVDVYIRYVRKKIDNGRLPELIQTVRGVGYVLKDTI, encoded by the coding sequence ATTATGAAGCATTCCATACTCATTGTCGAGGACGAGGAAAAAATTGCTAGATTGTTGGAAATTGAACTTGAAATGGAAGGCTATCATGTAAAACGCTGTCCGGATGGTCTGACAGCTTCAGAAGCATTCCACGGTGCCAAATGGGATCTAGTGTTGCTAGATATTATGCTTCCGGGAATGAGCGGTATTGAATTACTAAGACGCATTCGTGCACATGATTCCGTTACTCCCGTTATTTTGCTAACCGCGAAAGACTCTGTTGAAGATAAAATATCTGGACTTGATTATGGAGCCAACGATTACATAACAAAGCCTTTTCAAATTGAAGAACTACTAGCTCGAATTCGTGCTTCACTTCGTTTGCGTGCGGCGATGCCGCAGTTAGAACGTATTGAAGATGAATGGTTATACGCAGCTGATCTCAAAATAAATGAAAAGACGAGAGAAGTAATCCGCGAAGAAAAAGCGATTGAACTCACTCCGCGCGAATATGATTTACTCGTTTATTTACTGAAAAACAAACGACAAGTATTAGAGCGTGAGCAAATTCTCGAAGCAGTCTGGGGATTTGATTATTACGGCGAAACAAATATTGTAGACGTATATATTAGATATGTTCGTAAAAAGATCGATAATGGTCGACTCCCTGAGCTGATCCAAACTGTTCGAGGTGTCGGATATGTATTAAAGGATACGATATAA
- a CDS encoding HAMP domain-containing histidine kinase: MKLKSKIHLYSSLLFAVLLIVMNVSIYLLFNYMSLNSEIEQAKTETTAIARGLQDNATMPLSDLLRAYAPIDGMLQIVAQNGVSYPPVTSPSQTELSKKPAVFYAQKKSEIVKYDGQSYVLISMPVIWHNGEVVNIQTTESLQDTIIKLRSLRFVLIGVTLLALIPVIISGRLLGELIMKPIRSMTTTMRDIQQSGQFKQLTLATNSKDELVEMGDTFNRMIELLQSNFAKQESFVSNASHELRTPLTVIESYANLLKRKGLERPDLFLESIEAIHSEAIRMREMTEQLLLLARNKEQWKMKKEKLDAVVLTANTAAAFQNAYHRDVYVEGVPSLAVSSDEQLLKQLLYIFLDNARKYSDESITITLGSSNMNGWIRITDRGVGIPKQELGKVFDRFYRIDQARSRQSGGLGLGLSLAKQIADTLGANIEMDSLEGVGTTVTITLEKI, translated from the coding sequence ATGAAACTAAAAAGTAAAATCCATCTATATTCATCGCTTTTGTTCGCTGTTCTTCTTATTGTTATGAACGTATCGATATACTTATTGTTTAATTATATGTCGCTTAATAGCGAGATCGAGCAAGCAAAAACTGAGACGACAGCTATCGCTCGTGGCTTACAGGATAATGCAACCATGCCACTGTCAGATTTGCTTCGTGCTTATGCCCCAATTGATGGAATGCTACAAATTGTCGCTCAAAATGGGGTAAGTTATCCCCCCGTTACTTCTCCATCACAGACGGAGCTAAGCAAAAAACCAGCGGTTTTCTATGCCCAGAAGAAGTCTGAAATTGTAAAGTATGATGGGCAAAGCTACGTACTCATTTCTATGCCTGTCATATGGCACAATGGAGAAGTTGTCAACATTCAAACGACAGAAAGCTTGCAAGATACGATAATTAAGCTACGATCATTGCGTTTTGTACTCATTGGCGTTACATTGCTTGCTCTCATTCCTGTCATTATTTCTGGACGATTACTAGGAGAACTAATTATGAAGCCGATTCGTTCAATGACAACTACGATGCGCGACATACAACAGAGCGGTCAATTTAAACAACTGACACTGGCAACCAATTCAAAAGACGAGCTGGTAGAAATGGGTGATACATTTAATCGGATGATCGAGTTACTTCAAAGCAACTTTGCCAAGCAGGAAAGCTTTGTTTCGAATGCCTCACATGAATTGCGCACTCCGCTTACCGTAATAGAAAGTTATGCTAATTTGCTAAAAAGAAAAGGGTTAGAACGCCCTGATCTCTTTCTTGAGTCAATCGAAGCCATTCATTCGGAAGCCATTCGGATGCGAGAAATGACTGAACAGCTGTTGCTGCTTGCCAGAAACAAGGAGCAATGGAAAATGAAAAAAGAGAAACTTGATGCGGTGGTATTAACAGCAAATACTGCTGCTGCATTTCAAAATGCATATCATCGCGATGTCTATGTAGAAGGAGTACCCTCTCTAGCTGTCTCCTCAGATGAACAGTTACTGAAGCAGTTATTGTATATTTTTCTAGACAATGCACGCAAATATAGTGATGAATCCATTACGATCACATTAGGGTCATCAAATATGAATGGCTGGATTCGCATTACGGACCGTGGAGTCGGTATCCCAAAGCAGGAGCTTGGTAAAGTATTTGATCGCTTCTATCGTATTGATCAGGCACGTAGCAGACAGAGTGGTGGTCTAGGACTCGGCTTATCACTAGCCAAGCAAATTGCTGACACGCTTGGAGCAAATATTGAGATGGATAGCTTAGAGGGTGTCGGGACAACTGTGACTATTACACTAGAGAAAATATAG
- a CDS encoding PepSY domain-containing protein has product MNQRWRWILGSSVLVIAVIVTTLTWRPWAGKAEMLTGEAAEVALLAQYPGVINSNVKLKDVYLMELQTDQGLYKVEIGAYSGEVMTLEQLQVLAEEDDSSVDQGSEAEPTPTVKPTPSPIPTDKAEPSPSSVPNSSNGPGTGQGSSNVDSDKEIDPTPNKENAKLLTSDKASKLAAAHIKGEVEDVSLKTAKDGKKYYLIEIDVNDGRDAVVQVNAISGAIMSVVWEEDDDDSDEKD; this is encoded by the coding sequence ATGAATCAACGATGGCGATGGATATTAGGAAGCAGTGTTCTTGTAATTGCCGTCATTGTTACGACGCTAACTTGGAGGCCTTGGGCAGGAAAAGCCGAAATGTTAACTGGAGAAGCGGCTGAAGTGGCTCTACTCGCCCAATATCCTGGTGTTATAAACAGTAATGTTAAACTGAAAGATGTATATCTCATGGAATTACAAACCGACCAAGGACTATATAAGGTGGAGATTGGTGCGTACAGCGGGGAAGTTATGACACTTGAGCAGCTACAGGTTTTAGCGGAGGAAGATGACTCTTCTGTGGATCAGGGCAGCGAAGCGGAACCTACTCCAACAGTAAAGCCAACACCTTCACCAATCCCAACGGATAAGGCAGAACCGTCCCCTTCAAGTGTTCCGAATAGTTCTAATGGACCTGGTACAGGACAAGGATCAAGCAATGTAGATAGCGATAAGGAAATCGACCCTACTCCTAATAAAGAAAATGCAAAGCTGCTAACCTCAGATAAAGCAAGTAAACTAGCTGCTGCTCATATTAAAGGTGAAGTTGAAGATGTTTCGTTAAAAACAGCCAAGGACGGCAAAAAATATTATCTTATAGAAATTGATGTTAATGATGGCAGAGATGCAGTCGTACAAGTGAATGCAATCTCGGGAGCAATCATGTCGGTTGTTTGGGAAGAAGACGACGATGATAGCGATGAAAAAGATTAA
- a CDS encoding PepSY domain-containing protein, protein MNKRVKIFALSAAVLIAGLVGTSAVSTNVSADSNKKISSERAQQLALTAVQGKVKSVELEHDDGITYYDFDIVKNKQEYDVHIDAYTGETLKVKIDDDKETVQQQKPANTATNNTTNKKMISAKEAATIAANHVKGTVQSTDKDTDDGIHLYEVELTTSRGEVEVDVDAYTGKILSVDYDDDDHNQEDHDDDHDDDDDDDDDRD, encoded by the coding sequence ATGAACAAACGAGTGAAAATTTTTGCACTATCAGCAGCTGTATTGATAGCAGGATTAGTTGGAACAAGCGCAGTATCGACAAACGTATCAGCGGATAGCAACAAAAAAATCAGTTCAGAGCGAGCACAACAGCTCGCACTTACAGCTGTGCAAGGGAAAGTAAAAAGCGTAGAGCTAGAGCACGATGACGGCATAACATATTATGATTTTGACATCGTCAAAAACAAACAGGAATACGACGTCCATATCGATGCCTACACTGGCGAAACTTTAAAGGTAAAAATAGATGACGACAAAGAAACTGTCCAACAACAAAAACCAGCTAATACAGCAACAAACAACACCACTAACAAAAAGATGATTTCCGCTAAAGAAGCAGCTACAATTGCAGCTAACCATGTCAAAGGAACAGTGCAAAGTACGGATAAAGATACTGATGACGGTATTCATTTGTATGAAGTTGAGCTAACAACGAGTCGTGGTGAGGTTGAAGTAGATGTAGATGCTTACACTGGAAAAATTTTGTCTGTCGATTATGACGATGATGACCATAATCAAGAAGATCACGATGATGATCATGACGACGATGATGATGACGATGACGATCGAGACTAA
- a CDS encoding response regulator transcription factor, producing MFKLMLIEDDETLFKEIKDRFTQWSYDVYGIEDFGLVMEQFIAIKPDLVVIDIQLPKFDGFHWCRMIRSHSNVPIIFLSSRDHPTDMVMSMQLGADDFIQKPFHFEVLVAKVQAILRRVYNYNTEPITLKTWRGATVDYEKNIVTNEVGSIELTKNEIYILRLLITKKNKIVSREELITSLWDDERFVSDNTLTVNLNRLRKKLDELDLGRFIETKTGQGYIAVEEAH from the coding sequence TTGTTTAAACTGATGTTAATTGAAGATGATGAAACTCTGTTTAAAGAGATTAAAGATAGATTTACGCAATGGTCATATGATGTTTATGGCATTGAAGATTTTGGTTTGGTGATGGAACAATTTATAGCGATAAAACCCGATTTGGTTGTTATTGATATTCAGCTTCCAAAGTTCGATGGATTTCATTGGTGCCGAATGATTCGATCCCATTCGAATGTTCCAATTATTTTCTTATCTTCCCGAGACCATCCTACTGACATGGTGATGTCGATGCAACTCGGAGCTGATGATTTTATTCAAAAGCCTTTTCATTTTGAAGTATTGGTTGCTAAAGTACAAGCCATTCTTCGCCGTGTATATAATTACAATACGGAACCAATAACACTCAAAACTTGGCGCGGTGCAACGGTTGATTATGAAAAAAACATAGTTACCAATGAGGTAGGATCAATCGAATTAACGAAAAATGAAATCTATATTCTTAGACTATTGATTACGAAAAAGAATAAGATCGTTAGTCGCGAAGAATTAATAACAAGTTTATGGGATGATGAACGCTTTGTAAGTGATAACACGTTAACGGTCAATCTGAATCGTTTACGAAAAAAACTAGATGAGCTTGATTTAGGTCGGTTTATCGAAACAAAAACCGGGCAAGGTTATATTGCTGTGGAAGAGGCACACTAA
- a CDS encoding sensor histidine kinase, translating to MFITFLRERWSWIALFLFQQFLILIIAYVDTSISFKPILYIGFLTTMIFIFFLIIRYNKETKFYRSLKEWENNLDLSAINQSDSPFEKIVEQSITDQTEHLRQIAMQNRILLEQEQDELLSWIHEVKTPLTAMHLMIERLDDKSLKAHLTYEWLRIHLLLDQQLHQKRLLFIENDLYIETIDLKSLIFKEIKSLQSWCIQKGIGFDIQLAITEVVSDAKWVSFIIRQVLTNAIKYSEAHDIIIQSYEHNNQMHLRIKDFGRGIDAKDISRIFDKGFTSTTTHYDNSSTGMGLYLTKKAANSLLIHMDVESQLHSGTTFTLTFPKNNDFVNIVSM from the coding sequence ATGTTTATAACATTTCTACGTGAACGGTGGAGCTGGATTGCCCTATTCCTATTTCAGCAATTTCTTATCCTCATTATTGCTTATGTTGATACGTCGATCTCTTTCAAGCCTATTCTCTATATCGGATTTTTAACAACGATGATTTTTATCTTCTTCTTAATCATTCGTTACAATAAAGAAACGAAGTTTTATAGAAGCCTAAAGGAATGGGAGAACAATCTTGATTTATCAGCGATAAACCAATCTGATAGTCCTTTCGAAAAGATAGTTGAACAAAGTATAACTGATCAAACGGAGCACTTGAGACAGATAGCTATGCAAAATCGTATTCTGTTAGAGCAGGAACAAGACGAACTTTTATCTTGGATTCACGAAGTGAAAACACCGTTGACAGCTATGCATTTAATGATCGAACGATTAGATGATAAATCATTAAAAGCTCATCTAACTTACGAATGGCTCAGAATTCATTTGCTACTTGATCAACAGCTACATCAGAAGCGTCTATTATTTATAGAAAATGATTTATATATAGAAACTATTGATTTGAAATCGTTAATTTTCAAAGAGATTAAGTCATTACAATCATGGTGTATTCAAAAAGGAATTGGATTTGACATTCAGTTAGCAATAACGGAGGTTGTTAGTGATGCCAAATGGGTATCATTTATCATCAGACAAGTATTAACTAATGCAATTAAATATAGTGAGGCACATGATATTATTATTCAAAGCTATGAACACAACAATCAAATGCATTTACGAATTAAAGACTTTGGCCGTGGAATTGATGCTAAAGATATATCACGAATTTTTGATAAAGGATTTACTTCAACGACAACACATTATGACAATTCTTCAACAGGCATGGGCTTATATCTTACAAAGAAAGCAGCAAATTCATTACTAATACATATGGATGTGGAGTCACAACTACACTCAGGTACAACCTTTACTTTAACGTTTCCAAAAAACAATGATTTCGTTAATATTGTTAGCATGTGA
- a CDS encoding ABC transporter ATP-binding protein, giving the protein MNILEANKIAKSFGNKSNKEEVLKGIDITIKKGEFVSIMGASGSGKTTLLNVLSSIDKVSFGTIKINNLEMTKMKEKQLAEFRKKYLGFIFQEYNLLDTLTVKENILLPLSITKTPKKEADQKFKEVATELGIYDLKDKYPNEISGGQKQRTSAARAFIHEPSIIFADEPTGALDSKSASDLLNKLSDLNQKRDSTIIMVTHDPIAASYCNRVIFIKDGQIYTQLTRGDQERQSFLTDIMKTQGVLGGVHYEH; this is encoded by the coding sequence ATGAATATTTTAGAGGCAAATAAAATTGCTAAAAGCTTTGGTAATAAATCGAATAAAGAAGAAGTATTAAAGGGAATTGACATTACGATTAAAAAAGGTGAATTCGTTAGCATTATGGGTGCATCTGGATCGGGAAAAACAACACTACTTAATGTCCTTTCTTCCATTGATAAAGTTAGTTTCGGAACGATTAAAATTAATAACCTTGAAATGACAAAAATGAAAGAAAAACAGTTAGCTGAATTCCGCAAAAAATATTTAGGGTTTATCTTTCAAGAATATAATCTATTAGACACGCTAACGGTAAAAGAGAATATTCTGTTGCCATTATCGATAACGAAAACACCAAAAAAAGAAGCAGATCAAAAATTCAAGGAAGTCGCAACAGAACTCGGAATTTATGATCTGAAAGATAAGTACCCTAATGAAATTTCTGGTGGGCAAAAACAGCGTACATCAGCAGCTAGAGCATTTATTCATGAGCCAAGCATTATTTTCGCTGATGAGCCAACCGGTGCACTTGATTCAAAATCCGCTTCTGATTTATTAAACAAACTGAGTGATCTAAATCAAAAGCGTGACTCTACTATTATTATGGTCACTCATGATCCAATTGCTGCAAGCTATTGTAATCGAGTCATTTTTATTAAAGACGGGCAAATTTATACGCAGCTTACTAGAGGTGATCAAGAACGACAATCTTTTTTAACCGATATTATGAAAACGCAAGGTGTATTAGGTGGGGTGCACTATGAACATTAA
- a CDS encoding ABC transporter permease, producing the protein MNINHLIFQNLKKNLKNYYLYVFALVFSVALYFAFVTLQYDPSMDEVKGSIKGGAAIKTASILLVLIVSIFLLYANNIFIKRRSKEVGLLQLIGMTKNKIFRILSVENLILYFISLSIGIFVGFSFSKLIIMILFKTLDVEAISQLYFSKQAFIQTLIVFCIIYLFIMMMNYTFIRRQTILSLFRVTSSTEGKVKKISFFEMLIGIFGITLILLGYYVSSKLFGGDFTSMNELFLAMSFILGSVIIGTFFFYKGSVRFIANIIRKSKGGYLNINEVLSLSSIMFRMKSNALLLTIITTVSALAIGLLSLSYIAYYSAEKSAVKNVPANFAMTNIEDAELFKLALLDNHIAFNEIVIDVIQVNIDARHIIDSNLSELQLDPNSMTISVISDQTFKDIDVSADETILTGYDDFLSKFMPLKKSGPIKLLGAHEVISQQYVGLNTDYVISYNYTDGGLPVAIVDESVFQRLQQDINPTIQKSTSLYIGIDIKDENQIKAANEIFLASNFSKDNVSRFEMSSNQKINMGLIMFIVGFLGLTFLITSGCILYFKQMDESEDEKPSYTILRKLGYTEGDLLRGIRAKQLYNFGIPLIIGLFHSYFAVQSGWFLFGTEVWTPMIMVMVLYTFLYSIFGILSVLYYKRVIKAAL; encoded by the coding sequence ATGAACATTAATCATCTCATCTTTCAAAATCTGAAAAAAAACCTTAAAAATTATTATCTTTATGTATTCGCACTAGTCTTTAGTGTTGCTCTTTATTTTGCTTTTGTGACGCTTCAATATGATCCATCCATGGATGAGGTTAAAGGATCCATTAAAGGTGGAGCAGCTATTAAAACCGCTTCAATATTACTTGTTCTAATTGTCTCCATCTTCCTGTTATATGCGAATAATATTTTCATTAAAAGACGAAGTAAAGAAGTTGGTCTCCTACAATTGATAGGGATGACCAAAAATAAAATTTTCCGCATTCTAAGTGTGGAGAATTTAATACTTTATTTCATTTCCTTATCGATAGGGATATTCGTTGGATTCTCGTTTTCAAAATTAATCATCATGATCTTATTTAAAACACTGGATGTCGAAGCCATTTCTCAGTTGTATTTTTCTAAACAAGCATTTATTCAAACACTTATTGTTTTCTGTATTATCTACCTGTTTATTATGATGATGAACTATACATTTATTAGAAGGCAGACGATATTGTCCCTTTTCAGAGTAACATCATCAACAGAAGGTAAAGTAAAAAAAATCTCTTTCTTTGAAATGCTGATTGGTATATTTGGAATTACATTAATTTTGTTAGGATATTATGTATCGTCCAAGTTATTTGGTGGAGACTTTACATCAATGAATGAATTATTTCTAGCTATGAGCTTTATTCTTGGCTCGGTCATTATCGGAACATTCTTTTTCTACAAAGGGTCCGTCCGCTTTATTGCGAACATCATTAGAAAAAGCAAAGGCGGATATCTAAATATTAATGAAGTACTATCCCTTTCATCCATCATGTTTCGAATGAAATCGAATGCCTTATTATTAACGATTATTACGACCGTTTCTGCACTTGCTATCGGTTTATTATCTTTAAGTTATATCGCTTATTATTCAGCTGAAAAATCAGCAGTGAAAAATGTACCCGCAAACTTTGCGATGACGAACATAGAAGATGCCGAGTTATTTAAATTAGCTTTACTTGATAATCATATTGCTTTTAATGAAATCGTAATTGATGTCATTCAAGTAAATATTGATGCACGACATATTATCGATTCAAACCTAAGTGAATTACAACTTGATCCAAATTCAATGACTATTTCTGTAATTAGTGATCAAACCTTCAAAGATATCGATGTGTCTGCTGATGAAACCATCCTTACCGGGTATGATGATTTCCTTTCAAAGTTTATGCCCTTGAAAAAATCTGGTCCCATCAAATTGTTAGGAGCGCATGAAGTTATTTCACAACAATATGTAGGGCTAAACACCGACTACGTTATTTCGTATAATTATACCGATGGAGGCCTGCCCGTCGCCATTGTAGACGAATCGGTATTTCAACGTTTACAGCAAGATATTAATCCGACTATACAAAAATCAACATCGTTATATATAGGAATTGATATTAAAGATGAGAATCAAATTAAAGCAGCAAATGAAATTTTTCTAGCTTCAAACTTCAGTAAAGATAATGTTTCACGCTTTGAAATGAGTAGCAATCAAAAGATAAATATGGGTCTAATTATGTTTATTGTTGGTTTCTTAGGACTAACTTTTCTCATTACTTCTGGATGTATTCTCTACTTTAAGCAAATGGATGAAAGCGAAGATGAAAAACCGAGTTACACCATTTTGCGGAAACTAGGTTATACCGAAGGAGACTTGCTGAGGGGTATTCGAGCAAAGCAACTTTACAATTTTGGAATTCCTTTAATCATCGGACTTTTCCATAGCTATTTTGCCGTGCAATCGGGTTGGTTCTTGTTTGGAACTGAAGTTTGGACACCAATGATTATGGTTATGGTACTATATACCTTTCTATATTCTATCTTCGGTATACTATCTGTTCTCTATTATAAAAGAGTAATAAAAGCTGCATTATAA
- a CDS encoding DMT family transporter, producing the protein MGYFLLLLATLAWSFVGVLVKTASTMVDSSIISFARFFFGVICLVIFLYMRDGKLQIRLGMKWIWIGALAKAVNYIFENIALKMGYSYGNILVQPVMTVVLLFAAGLMFKEKISVKGWISAAFCVVGVIVVGWNGTPLDELMSGGALTTLLFTLAGVGAAVHVLSQRMLLKTMDNGNMNLSVFMVSTLMVAAPMPLQSHSVIGPITVWACGALVLLGVITGLSFFWYAEAIKKVPFTVVAIVGNSTVLFGISWSYLFFNDPITIYIIIGTLIFVAGIILLNFKVTNSKVRKASTVGHT; encoded by the coding sequence GTGGGTTATTTTCTACTCTTACTAGCTACATTAGCTTGGAGCTTTGTTGGAGTTCTAGTGAAAACAGCATCTACTATGGTGGATAGCTCCATTATCTCATTCGCTCGTTTTTTCTTCGGTGTTATCTGTCTTGTCATCTTTCTCTATATGCGTGACGGTAAGCTACAAATTAGGTTAGGGATGAAATGGATTTGGATTGGAGCACTTGCGAAAGCTGTAAATTATATATTTGAAAATATAGCTCTTAAAATGGGCTACTCCTATGGTAATATTCTCGTTCAGCCTGTTATGACCGTTGTGCTTTTGTTTGCGGCGGGATTAATGTTTAAGGAGAAAATATCAGTTAAAGGTTGGATTTCAGCAGCATTTTGCGTAGTTGGCGTGATCGTAGTTGGTTGGAATGGTACACCGCTTGATGAGCTTATGAGTGGAGGTGCATTAACGACGCTCTTGTTTACACTTGCTGGTGTCGGAGCTGCAGTACACGTACTTAGCCAGCGTATGCTGTTAAAGACTATGGACAATGGGAATATGAATTTATCTGTTTTCATGGTGAGCACATTAATGGTTGCCGCTCCAATGCCGCTGCAATCTCATAGTGTTATTGGACCGATAACGGTATGGGCATGTGGTGCTTTAGTATTACTTGGTGTCATTACAGGACTTAGCTTTTTCTGGTATGCGGAAGCTATTAAGAAAGTACCTTTTACAGTTGTTGCAATTGTCGGCAATAGTACAGTGCTATTTGGAATATCGTGGTCATATTTATTTTTTAATGACCCAATTACGATTTACATTATTATAGGTACGTTAATATTTGTGGCGGGGATTATACTATTGAATTTTAAAGTGACAAATTCTAAAGTTAGAAAAGCATCTACTGTGGGACATACTTGA